From the Actinomadura luzonensis genome, the window TCCAGCGCCGGCCGTCCCACCTCCGGCGACCACACGCCCGCCGCGGCCGGCCCCGGCACCGAGGGCCGCGCGGAACCCGGCGCCGCCACCGGTTCCGGTGAGGTGCTCGCCGTCGCTCACCCCGCCTCGGACGACGGCCGCGGCGAGCCCGCCGCCTCCCGGGCGCGGCGCGGCGAGGCCGACGCCTTCTTCGGGCGGCCCGGCCGGGCGCTGACGGGGCACCCGTTCGCCTTCGGCTTCACCGCCGCGCTGGGCGTGCTGAGCGCGTGGCTGCTGGTGCAGGCGCTGGCCGCGTCGGCGTCGGTGCTGATCCTCATCGCGGTCTCGCTGTTCCTCGCCATCGGGCTCAACCCGGCCGTGCGGTGGCTGGAGGAGCGCGGGATGTCGCGCCGGTGGGCCATCACCGCGGTGTTCGCCGCCGTGATCGTCTTCTTCGTCGGGTTCGGCGTGGCGGTCGTGCCGCCGCTGGCCACGCAGAGCGCCGACTTCTTCAGCCAGCTCCCTGCCTACATCGGCCAGCTGCAGAACCATCCGCAGATCCGCGCCCTCGACCAGCAGTACCAGCTCCTCGACCGGCTCCAGCAGTACCTGCTGAGCGGCGACCTCGGCCGGCAGGTCTTCGGCGGCCTGCTGGGCGCGGCGGGGGTGCTGGTCAGCGCCGTGTTCTCGGCGCTGACGGTGCTCATCCTGACGCTGTACCTGCTGGCGTCGCTGCGCTCCATCACCGCGCTCGGCTACCGGCTGGTGCCCGCCACCCGCCGCGAGCGGGTGCGGCTGCTGGGCGACGAGGTCATCAAGCGCATCGGCGGCTACGTGGCGGGCAACCTGCTGATCTCGCTGATCGCGGGCGTCACCACGTTCGTCTTCCTGTGGATCGCCGACGTGCCGTACGCGCTGGCGCTGTCCCTCATGGTGGCCATCACCGACCTGATCCCCCTGGTCGGCGCGACGATCGGGGCGGCCGTCGTGACGCTCGTCGGGTTGTTCGTGTCGGTGCCGACGGGCATCGCCTGCCTGATCTTCTTCATCGTCTACCAGCAGATCGAGAACTACCTGATCGCGCCCCGGGTGATGATGTCCTCCGTGGAGGTGCCGGCGGCGGCCACGGTCATCGCGGCGCTCATCGGCGGGACGCTGCTCGGCGTCGTCGGGGCGCTGCTCGCGATCCCGATCGCGGCGGCCATCCAGCTCGTCCTGCATGAGGTGACGCTGCCCCGCCAGGACCGACATTGACCACTAAGAGTGATAAAACAGTCACTATGGGTATTCGTGGGATATCGACCGCTTACTACCCATAGGAGAAGTCATGCGTCGTTTCCTGCTCGCTCTCGTCGTGGCCGCCGTCGCCGCGCTGCTGGCCCTGCTCGTCCGGCCCGGCGGGGCCGGCGCCACCCCGATCACCGGCCCCGAGGCCCTGTCCGCCCGGCCCGCCGCCTCCGCCGCCGAGCCCGCCGGCCCCGCGCCGAAGGGGCCCGCCCCGCGCCGGCCGCCGCTCTGCATCCCGCTGCCCCTCGTACCGCAGCCGCTCTGCCTGCAGCTCCCGCGCACCCGCTGACCCGCGCGGCTTCCCGTCAGCGGCCGGCGTCAGCGGCCCGCTGACGCCGGCCGCGACCTCCACGTCGCCGGGCACGACGATCCGGGTGTATCGCGGTCGTGGTCGCGGCCGGAAGGACGCGCCTGCCCGGCGTCCGCGCGAGCCGGAGACGGGACTTCGCCTCGCGCGCCGGGTCGTCGGGATCGTGCCCCCAGGCCCGCCGGCCGCGACCGGCCGCCGTCGGCGAACCCGCAAGCCGCAGCCGGCCCGGCCGCATCGCACCCCGGTGGCCGGCGTGGGTCTCCGCCCGGGCGCGCTCGCGACCCCGCGCCTCGACGCGGGCGTTCCCGACCCGCGGCACCTCCCCTGACCAGGGCCGCGCAGGGGCCGCGTGATCGGGCGGTGCCGTTCAGGTGGTGAGGCGGGTGGCGCGGAAGGTGGTGAGGGTGGCGGGCGGCGAGGCGTCCGCCGGGGCGGGGCCGGGGTGGCCCGCGGCCAGGACGTACAGCGGGGTGCGGGCCGAGTTGTCCAGGCCGAGGCGCTCGGCGACGGCGGTGTCGTGGAAAGCGCCGGTCTGCCACGCGCCGAGGCCGAGGGCGGTGGCGGTGAGGGCGAAGGTCTGGCCGAGGTGGCCGGCGTTGAGCAGGCTGACGCGGTAGCAGCGGGGCGTGCGGTACTTGGCGCGCATGCGTTCGATCACGGCGACCAGGACGATCAGGAAGGCGGCCTGGCCGCCGGTGTCCTGGCCGGCGCACAGGTGGGCGGCCTCCTCCCGGGTGCAGCCTTCGGCCAGCAGCTCCAGGCTGTGCTCGCGCACGTTGTAGTGGTAGATGCCGGGGGTGACGCCCTCGACGTTGCGGACGGCCAGGTACGGGTCGAGCTCCTGGCGGGCGCCACCGGCGGGGCTGGTGCGCCGGTACAGGCCGGCGAGCTCCCCGGCGTCGATGTAGTCGACCGGGGCGAAGCAGGTGTGCAGCAGCGCGGCGAGCGTCGGCAGCGCGACCGGGTCGGCGGTGAAGCCGAAGCAGGTCCTGCGGCCGTGCAGGACCTGCCCGTACGGGGTGGCCAGGTCGGCCGGGCGGCGGGGCAGCAGGAGGCGGTCGGCGCCGGGGTGCTCGGTGAAGATGGCCGGCAGTCGCTCGATCCCGGGCATCGGGGCGTCCACATTGCCGGCGGTGATGGTGTCCTGGGTGGCGTAGTGGAAGAACGGGGCCTCGGGCTCCCAGGAGCGCCACTCATGGGCGACTCGGGCGTCGGCCTCGGCCTGCGGGCTGTGCTCGGCCAGCAGGAGGTGGTGCCGCCGCAGGACCTCGACGGCCGCGCGGACGGCGTCGCCGGTCAGCGGGCCTGAAGGCGGGCCGCCCGGAGGGTGCCCGGCGGCGGCCTGGTCGGGGGTGGTCCAGTCGTCGAAGGCGGCGAGCAGGGCGGCGGCGTCGGGCGGCAGGGTGACGGGCTCGCCGTCGGGATAGGGATGGGCGACGAAAGCGCCCTGGTGCCAGTAGCA encodes:
- a CDS encoding AI-2E family transporter, coding for MTRPHPPAGSSAGRPTSGDHTPAAAGPGTEGRAEPGAATGSGEVLAVAHPASDDGRGEPAASRARRGEADAFFGRPGRALTGHPFAFGFTAALGVLSAWLLVQALAASASVLILIAVSLFLAIGLNPAVRWLEERGMSRRWAITAVFAAVIVFFVGFGVAVVPPLATQSADFFSQLPAYIGQLQNHPQIRALDQQYQLLDRLQQYLLSGDLGRQVFGGLLGAAGVLVSAVFSALTVLILTLYLLASLRSITALGYRLVPATRRERVRLLGDEVIKRIGGYVAGNLLISLIAGVTTFVFLWIADVPYALALSLMVAITDLIPLVGATIGAAVVTLVGLFVSVPTGIACLIFFIVYQQIENYLIAPRVMMSSVEVPAAATVIAALIGGTLLGVVGALLAIPIAAAIQLVLHEVTLPRQDRH
- a CDS encoding SagB/ThcOx family dehydrogenase is translated as MNPSATPFPPRDETVRHDRPPRPSAEPQAPEPPASEPPAPERPSPAPPQAGPRLRRRRCLVCYWHQGAFVAHPYPDGEPVTLPPDAAALLAAFDDWTTPDQAAAGHPPGGPPSGPLTGDAVRAAVEVLRRHHLLLAEHSPQAEADARVAHEWRSWEPEAPFFHYATQDTITAGNVDAPMPGIERLPAIFTEHPGADRLLLPRRPADLATPYGQVLHGRRTCFGFTADPVALPTLAALLHTCFAPVDYIDAGELAGLYRRTSPAGGARQELDPYLAVRNVEGVTPGIYHYNVREHSLELLAEGCTREEAAHLCAGQDTGGQAAFLIVLVAVIERMRAKYRTPRCYRVSLLNAGHLGQTFALTATALGLGAWQTGAFHDTAVAERLGLDNSARTPLYVLAAGHPGPAPADASPPATLTTFRATRLTT